The segment CGAATCGGTGACGCTCTTGCCGACACTGCCTTCGCCCACGAGCGCGACGGTCGCGAGTCCCGGCAACACTGCGGCCGAGGACGATTGCGCGCCTGACGCCAGCCAGCCGAGAAAAACGCCCTCCCCACTCCACACGCCACACCAATGCCGTGTGGTCTGCGCACCGCCTTCCGGAATGCCGCTCACCCCCGCCATTGCGGTGACACGCGCATCCGGTCCGGCCAGACGCTGCAGCTCACCGAGCCCCATTCGCAACGCGATCAACGCGTGCTGCCGCGCCTGTTGCCGGTCTCCCGTCGCGGTCGTCACCTGGGTTTGTACGCGAACGAGCACGCTGAGCGCATAGATCGCGAGCACCAGCAGCGCCAGCAACGTCACCACCAGGATGAGTGCAAACCCGCGCCGCGCATCGGCCTGCCGATCGTGGTTCACGGGACCTCCATCACAATCCGGATCCGCCGCACATAAACATGCGAGTGCATCTCGACCACGCTCCACCACCACGCCGCGTCGTCCGGTATTTCGCTCGGCCGCGACACCGCGCCGCGGCGGGATTCGATCGCGGCCAGCAACTGTGCACCTTCGTCGGTCAGCACCCGCAGCATCACGTCGGCCGCCACTGGAAACTCGTTTTGCTGACGCGCGTGATGCGAGGTGTCAGTCGGCGTCGCCGGAAAGATCCTTCTCAATTTGCCTGACGACTCGCGCCCATAAAGCCAGACGCCGAAGTCCACCACGTTCGAAGCGAGCGCGTCGGCCGAACTCGGGTTCATCACTGAAGCCGGCGTCTGCATCGGGGGAAATCCCGCCGAAGTGCTGACATACGCCGGCGCCTCCAGGTTGAATCCACTGCTCCACGTTTTCTCGGCTGACACCGCGGAGCGGGCCAGCGCGTAGCGCACCGCCGCCGGATTCCCCGCGCCCACTGATCCGCTTACCGGCCGGCGCACGACTTGATACGACACCGCCGCCGGAAGCGCACCCGCGTCGGCGTCGAGGTTCGTGGTCATGAACCGCAGCCATGCGCCAGACAGCCCGAATCGCGCTCCGCCAATCGTATCGCCTGCTCCCGATTCAAGCGGACCGCCGGCTGGTTTCATCAGTCCGCCCAGCTGCCAGCCGTGGTTCAGCAGCGCATCGGGCGAGTTGATCACGTCCACGGCGAGCCACGTGCGGCCGTCGCCGCGAAACAGTGCCGCCTGCAGGTCGCGCTCCAAGAGATTCAGCGCGAGCGTGGCCTGCGTCTGCGTGGAAAACCGATCCTGCGTCCGCTGCCAGAGTCGCAGCGTGCTCGTGGTCACCGCCAGCACCGCGGCCGCCAGCCCGGCGGTGATCACCACCGCCAGCAGCAGCTCGATCAGGGTGAACCCTCGCGAGGATCGTGGAGCTGCGCTCATGGATTCACCGCCAGCGCGAAACCAACCTGAGTTCGGTCGCTGCTTGCCACCGGGACGGCGACGCCCTTCAATCGGTGTGGCCACGACACACGCGCATAGAGCGGCAGCACGGCGGAGCCCGGCGTGTGCGCCAGCGGGCCGGAGTTGAACCGCCAGACTTCCACGAGGAAGTAATCTTCCTCTGTGCTGGCCGCGCCCGCGCTCGGCCGCAACGGCACTCCACTCCGCGGCGCCACGAACGCCAGTCCACCCTCGAGCGGCGCACGCATCACCGGTGCGCTCGTGGCGAGCGCTCCCAGCCCGTCGCGGTCCACGATGATCTGCAACTCCACCGCGAGTCCATCGGCGAGGTGCTGCGCCGTGAGCTGATCCGCCGATTCCGCAGCCTGGCGGTTCAACGAGGGCAGCAGCCCGAGGATCGCCACGATCGCCACCGCCACCACGCCGACCGCGATCACCACTTCCACCAACGAGAACGCGCGTGACGAGACCACGATGTTGCCCTCAAAAGCTCGCGCGATCGGGCACGCGCGTGACCAGGCCGTAGACGCTCAGCGTCACGCCGCAGGCTTGATCCGGCGTGATCAGCTGCACCGGCGGAACTCCCAGTTGCACGTTGCCGCGCGCGATCACGAGATCGCCCGTGTAGTTTGTCGTGCCCAGCGGAGAAAAAACGATCGCGGCCCAGTGCTCGATCGTGCCGCCGTTGATCGCCGCGTCCAGCTCGGCTCCGGCGAATTCGCTGCCGCGCAGCGCCGACGATCGCAGACTGTCGCCGTCCGACGGCCGCGTCCACACCACGCCCGACTGCAACAATCCGTTCACGTTGGCCGGTTGGCGCGGCATCACGTAGGCGCCCGGAGGCAGCGAGGCGGTGGCGAGCGTCTGCCAGCCCGCCGCGTCCTCGCTCTGCACCACGAGGTATCGCAGGTAACGCTCACGTGCCTGCGGACTCCCCGCATCCGCGTGGATCAGCAACCGTGCGTGCCGGCCCGTGGCCATCGCACGGGTTCGCGTTGCGACGAGCAGATTCGTCAGCGTGGCCTCCGCCGAGCGCAGCGCCGCGGCCTTCGCTCCGCCGGCCAACGCGGTGAACAGCACGGCGGCGAGCGCCGCAATGAGCGCCGCGACGATGATCAGCTCGATCAGCGTGAACCCGGGCGACTGCGCTCGTGCCGTGGGTCCTTCGCCGCTGCGCTGCCCGGCCGTGCTCATTTCCAGCTCAACACGAACTCCGGTCGCTCGGCGGTCGCACCCGGCAGGGTCGCGTAGAACACCACGCCGGCGCGCACGCCCGCTGCCGGAAAAACCGACTCGTCCGGCCGCAGCCCGCGCACCAACGGCAGCGTGCCGAAATCCGTCGCGTCGATCACGCCGTCGAGATTCCGGTCCACCAGCACCGCGATCTCGGTGTTGCCGAGGGGATCGCACAGCAACTGCGGCGCGTGCGCGTCGGGCGCGGCGAATTCCGCTTCGGGAAAACCGTGGAAGGCGATGCGTTTCGGGTTCTGCGCCAGCGCGGTACTGCCGCTCGTCAGCGGCGTGCCGTCGCGCCGGCGACCCGCGAGCGTATCGTGAAACACATGCTCCGCGCCGTCCGCGCCGGCGTTGACGAGGTTCGCCCCGGCGAACACCGGATAGTGTCCGTACTCGCTGCGAAACAGCTCGATCGCGGTGCTCCACTGGTTGAACTGCACGCGGGTCCTCGCCTTGTGCGCCGAAACGCGCGCCGCGTTCACCGTCGGAATCAGGATCGCGGCGAGCACGCCGATGATCGCCACGACCGCCAGCAGTTCAAGCAACGTAAATCCCTCCGCCGTCGCGCGCGATCGCGACGGCGCCCAACCGCAGACAGGGACAGCAACGGTCATCGGCTCGCGTAAAGGTTGTCGGCGTTCGCCGGCGCCGTGGTGTTGGGAAACCCGTCCGCGTTCAGCGAGAGCTCGTGCGCCTGATCCGGTCCACGCGAATAGAGCACGTAGTCCGAATGGGCCCGAACCGTGGCCGGCGCGCGATAGACGTAAACGTAGCCTTGTTCCCACGGGTCGAGCAGCTGTGGCCGCACCGTCCCGTCCGCTCCCGTCGTGTTCGCCGTCCGAAACCAGGCTCGGTCGATGAACGCCCGCCCCGAGATCGCCGCGCCCGACGGCGCCCGCAACCCGAGCAACGCCTCCAGCAACTCTCCCGCATCGTCGGTCCGCGGATAGTCGCCATACTGGCTGTAGTAGGATTCCAACCCCGACGCGATCGCCGCGAGCTCCGCGTGCGCCTCGGCCATGCGGCCGGACTCGCTCACGCGACGCCCGGCGCCGAGCACGATCGCCGCCAAAAGCGCGATGATTGTCAGCACCGCGAGCAACTCGATCAGCGTAAAACCGCCAGGGCCATTCGTCCGCTTCACGGGATAGCCATGCTCGCACACGTGATCCGGCCGCAGTCGCCCACCGCACGGACCCAAGGTGGTTCGAACACATCCGCTACTGGCAGCCGAGCTGGACTCCGGCATTTCGCAAGAAAACGGCGGCAGTCGTGCACTTTCAAATCCATTTTGCCAGAAAATGGCCGCAGCCTGGCGAGGTCGTCCCCCCTGGCCGGGCGAGTCACGCCTGGCTTTCCCGTCGTGCCGTTCCCGCTCGCGAAACCAGCGCCTCCCCGTTTTCACGACCATCGAACAGGATTTGGAAGGCGGGACCCGACCGCCGGGCGGGCCAAGACGACCAGCGAACATCGAGGGAAATCGCAGCCGGCCCGGCGTGGTCCCGTCCGCCCCCGGATTCCGCGCCAGCGACTCGACGGACAGGATGCCTCAACACGAGAGCCGCGCTTGCGGCGTGCGTCATGCCGAGCAACTTTCCGCGCGCCATTCCGTCGAGCGGCGCTGTCCCCAACCCGAACCTTCGATGACGTTCCCCTCGCTCCCCGCCCTTGCCCTGCTCCCGTTAATCGCGTGCGCCACACTTGCCGCAGAGAAGCCCGCCGCCGACAAGCCCATGCTCGGATCCAAAGTGTTCAAGTGGGAGGAACTGGTCGTGAAGCCCACCGAGGTCGGCGAGCGCCGCGACGTCGCCGCGAATCCCACGCCGACGATGACTGAGCTCGAGTGCCACATCAGCATGCTCAAATCCGGACTGACCTCGCATCCGCCGCACGTGCATCCGCAGGAGGAGCTGATCATCCTCACCGAGGGTGAACTCGAGGTTTACATCAACGGCGCGACCTCCCGCATTGGCCCGGGATCGCTGTTCTATTTTTCGTCCTGGGACGCCCACAACGTTCGCAGCGTCGGCGCCGTCCCCGCGCGCTATCACGTGTTCAATTTCCTGACGCCGAAGACGCGATCGAATCCGCCCTATCCCGCCGCTACGTCGGCCGCGCCAGCGATGATCCGCTCGCAGGTTTTTTCCTGGGACAAACTTCCCGTCGAAAAAACGAAGGTCGGCTTTCGTCGCGAGGTGCTCGATGGCCCGACGCCGACTTACGAACGGATCCGCTGCCACGTGACGACGCTCAACGCGCACGAAGCGCCGCATCCCGCGCACCACCACCCCGTCGAAGAGGTGATCATGGTCAAGGAGGGCGCCCTCGACGTGACAATCAACGGCCGAACCGAACGAGCCAGCACTGGCTCGGTTTGCTTTTTCGCCTCCAACGACGAGCACGGGTTGAAAAATGCCGGTGACGCGCCGGTGACCTATTACGTGATTCGCGTCGACACGGAAGCGACGCCGAAAGCAGCCTCGCTATAGAGCGTCGAGACACCTCGGCCGCTCGACAGCTGCGGAACGCGATCTGTAGGGCTGCCGCTCGCCGGCAGCCGGGAAACACGTGATGCGCCGAAACGCATCCCCCGCCGACGGCGGCTTCGACAGGCTCACCGGCGGCGAGCGCCGGCCCTACACAGGATTGCACGGCCGATCGGATGCCGTCATCACCGGCCTGATGCCTCGCGAAACCTGCTACCGCTGCTTCTGGCCCAAATCCCTTTGCTGGTGCGGCTCGATCACGCCGATGGCAACGCGCACGCGGTTCGTGTTCCTGATGCATCCGAAGGAATACAAATACGAGAAGGCGGGCACGGGCCGGCTCACGCATCTTTGCCTCGCCCACAGCGAGGTGCACGTCGGCATCGGTTTCGACACCTGCGCGCCGGTCCAGGCGCTCCTGGACGACCCGGAGAACTATCCGGTGCTGCTTTATCCCGGGGAACAGGCGCACAATCTCTCCACCGGCGGGCTTGCCGCCGCGGACCTGGGCGGACGCCGGCTTGTGATCCTGCTGCTGGATGCCACGTGGAGCGGCGCGCGCAAGATGCTCCGCTTGAGCCCGAGTCTGCAGCGGCTGCCGCGCGTGATGTTCACCCCGACGCACGTCAGCCGCTACGTGATTAAGCAGCAGCCTCAGGACGGCTGCCTGTCCACGCTCGAAGCGGTGCACGAAACCCTGCTCGCGCTGGCGCGCTGCGGGCTCGACGACTATCCGCTGCCCGCGCAACTGCTCGGGCTGTTCGAGCGCATGCAGACGTTTCAGATTCGCTGCGCGCTCGATCCCACGCGGGCGGGTTATCGTCGTCGGCCCTACAGTGAACCCGGTCAGCGCACCGCGCCGCATGGCCGCAGCGGCGCGCGCCGCAGCCGTTATCTGCGCGCGCCGGATGTGACGTACTGAAATTCCGGAAAGAAGTTGCGGAAACCAGGTAGGGCGCGTTCTGCTGGCCAGCAGAACGCTCCGCGCCGCGAGCACCTCTGGTCTGCGCGGCAGCGAGGGGACTCGCCGCCCTACCTCGGCATTACTTCTTCAGCGTCGCGCAGAACCGCGCCAGCCGCTCGACCCCCTTGCGGATAATTTCGTCGCTCGTCGCGTAGCTGAGCCGCAGGTAACCCTCGGCGCCGAACGCACTGCCCGGCACCGCGGCGACCTTTTCCTGCTCCAGCAACCGCGCGCAGAAATCCTGATCCTTCAGCCCGAAGCTCGCGATGTTCGGGAACAGATAGAACGCCCCCTCGGCCAGCAGGCAGGTGACGCCCGAAATCTTGTTGAGCTCGCTGTGCAGGAACTTCCGCCGGCGATCGAAGGCGGCGAGCATCGTCTTCACCGCGGCAGCCGTTTTTTCCTTCTCCTTCAAGGCCGCGAGTGCGCCGTATTGCCCGAACGTGGTGACGTTCGAGGTCATCTGGCTTTGCAGCTCGCCGATCGCCTTCGCGATCGGCAGCGGCGCCACGGTCGTGCCGATCCGCCAGCCGGTCATCGCGTAGGTCTTGGAGAATCCGGCGACGGTGATCGTCCGCGCCTTCGCCTCTTCGCTCAGCGTGGCCACGCACGTCGGCTTCATGCCGTCGTAAATCAGATGCTCATACATCTCGTCCGAGAGAATGTAGAGGTTGTGCTTCACCGCGACGGCGACAATCGCCTCCAACTCCGCGCGACTGTACACCGCGCCGGTCGGATTCGACGGCGAATTGATGATCACCATCTTCGTCTTCGGCGTGATCGCCGCCTCGAGCATCTGCGGCGTCAGCCGGAACCCGGTTTTGTCGTCGGCGAGCACGAACTTCGGCACCGCGCCCGCGAGCTTCACCATTTCCGGATAGCTGACCCAGTAAGGCGCCGGGACGATGACTTCGTCGCCCGGCGAACAGACTGCGACGACGCCGAGGTGACAGTTGAATTTTCCACCCGGCGAGACGACCACCTGCTCCGGCGTGACCGTGAAACCGTATTCGACGGCGTAACGCTCCGCGATTGCCTTGCGCAGCTCCGGGATGCCGGGCGTCGGCGCGTATTTCGTCTTTCCCGCTTTCAGCGCCGCGATGGCGGCCTCCTTGATGTGCTCGGGGGTGTCGAAGTCGGGTTCACCGGCGGCGAAACCACAGACATCTTCACCGGCCGCGAGCAGCGCTTTCGCTTTCGCGTCGATCGCAAGGGTCGGCGATGGCGAGACGTTTTTGGCCCAGATGGACAGGGGGAGTGGCGAGGTCGACATGGGAGGAGAGGACGAGCACTAAAACGGCAGCCACCGGGCAAAAGCAAGGCCCGACACAGGTCGGGCCCACGGCAGTCGCAGACTGCGGCCGGCAGCACAGCGGCGGCGCCGCCGTGCCCGGCAAAAAGAGCGTCGGATTACTTCCTGCCCTTGCCCGGCTTGACCGGGAGATCCTCGAGCGCGAGCCGCAGGAGCTCGCCCACGCTCGTGCCCTTCTTCTTCGCGTACCGCTTGAGCATCGCACGCTGGTCGGCCGTGATTCGCACCGAGATCTGGCGGTGCGGCACCGTGACGGGCTGGCATCTTTCGAAATCGAATTTGTCCATCGCCAGGCGGACAACTTCGCTGGCCGATGCGAGACCATGGCCATTGCGGATGGATTTGATCTTGGCGATCAGTTCGAGCGGCAGATCAAACGTGAGGGGAGCGGAACTTTTCTTGTTACGTGTTGCCATGGGTCGAAAGCTTGAGCGTTGAAATTCGGGTAGGGTCACCAAAACGCACACACATGCGTGGCGGAGCAACGATATTTTTTCGGATTTGGCAACCGGGGTCACCGATTCGCGCGCTCGTCGGGCGCCCGGATGATGTATCAGCTCTGCCCCGATGTGGCCGGAAGCACCGTTCCGGCCATGTCGGCGCGGTACCAGCGGGCCGTATCAGCCGGGTTCCGCGTCATCAGGCGCAAGCGGATACGATGCGGCGGTAGGCCGAGGCGTCCTCCCCGAGCCGTTCGACAGGCTCACGACGGGCCGTTTCGACGAACTCTTCGACGAGGTCAGGGTCCCGAACAGGGTCGAGGGCCGCGACTCACCGGGACGGTTCGCCTACCCGCCGAACCTCGTCGAAAAACTGGGATCTCGGGTAGCCTCTAGTCCTCGATCCGAGTCAACCGGTCCTCGGGCGGTGGCCGGACTGCCTCGGCCAGCTGCGCCGGCTCGAAGAGCGGCCCTGCAAACTCCAAACCGAGCGCGGCGGCCGTGACGCTCACGCGCGTCTTGTTGCGCGTCCGCTCGTCGCGAATGTCGAGCGTTTTGGGAATCCACTGGTCGTCGACCTTCTTCAGATCCACCAGGGAAAGCGTCTTCAACACCGCGCCGCGACGATCGAGGAGCTCGGTTTGCACCAGCGCATTGAACTGCGAATCCAAGTGTACCCGCACCCCGCCGATGTCGGGATGCCGCGCCGCGAATTCGGGCGGCGGCTGGAGCTCGATCACGTGCGCCGGCCGGCCGCGAAAACGGCGCAGCCCCTCGTAGGTGAACTGCTCCCAATAAACAAAGGGCATCTGCAGATCGAACGCCGTGAGCTCCGTGTCCGGGATGAGCGGATCGAGCAGCGTTTCGATGCCGAGTTGTTCCGGCCCGCGGCCCGGCTGCCAGCGCCACACGCCCGACTCGCGGCCGTTCTGAATCAGCAACCGCTGCTCCCCACCCGCCCCGTCCTCCGGCGTCAGGCTGACACGGGTCAACGGTCCGATCTCGTTGCGACCGCCCCACAGACGGCCGAGCACGAACCGCTCGGCGCCACGCCGCGGCATGATCCGCACCTGGAGTTCGAGATAGTAGTTGCCCGCGATCCCCTGCCGACGGAGTTGCTCCAGCGCCTTGCGCGCGTCGTCGGGATCGGGCTTGCCGATCGAAATCAGCGGCGGGCGGCTCGTCGTCCGGCTCGCCTGCGCCCACAGGGCCGGCGTGATCAGTCCCCCCGCCAGCGTTGCCAAGAGAAACGCCCGCCAAAGCCTGGCGGGCGCGGCTCTGCCAGAAAATCGCATGAACCTCAGGGCTGCTTGCCCGAATCCGCCGGCGGCGGGGTGGTCTGCGGCGCCGTGGCCGGAGCGGCCGTCGGCTGCTGCTGCGGGTTGACTGAGGCCGGAGCGGTGGCACCCGGTAATGCGGGCGCAGGTGCGGGAGTCGCCGGAGCCGTGATGGTCGGCAGCGCATCGCCCGCCGCAGCTGTCGCTTGCGTGCGCTGATACAGCCGGCCGAGGTAGAGCACGAACGCGAGCACGAAGAACGCGATCGCAGCATTGATGGTCGCCTTGCTGAGCACGTTGCTCGTGTCGGCGCCAAACGCCGCTTCGGCCATGCCCCCACCCATCGCCGCGCCCATGCCGCCGTCGTTCTTGGCCTTCTGCGCCAACACCACGAGGATCAGGAAAAGCGAGATGAGGATCAGGACAAACGTCAGGATCGCGAGGAGGATGTTCATCAGAAAGGGGCCAAAGCATCCGGTCCGCCCGCGGTTTGTCAACGATCCGGTGCAACACCACCCAGGAGGCCCGTTTCAGAGCCCGACATGGGCGGAATGCCCATCCCAGGTGGCCCGCTCGTCTTGCTCGTCGCAGAGTGAGCGGAGCCTGTCGCTCCGGCTAAATCGAGGCGATGGGGTCCTCCCCGAAAGGCAGCGCGACATAGAACGTCGCTCCTGCGTCCACCAGCCCCTCGGCCCACACCCGGCCGCCATGCCGGACAATGATCCGCTGCACGTTCGCCAGCCCGACCCCCGTGCCCTCGAATTCGCTCTCGGAGTGCAGTCGCTGGAACACGCCAAACAGCCGCTCGGTGTACTTCGGATTGAATCCCGCACCGTTGTCCCGCACGAACACGACGACTTCGCCGGACGCGCCCGGCTGGGTCCCCACTTCGATCACCGCCTCCGGGCGGCGCCGGGTGTACTTCACCGCGTTGCCGAGCAGATTCGCGAACACCTGCCGCAGCATCGCCACGTCTCCCATCACGTCCGGCAGCCGCGCCACCCGCCATTCGATGTTCCGGCCGACCGTTTCCGTCTGCAATCCTGCCCGGACTTCGCGCACGAGCTCGTCGAGCTTCACGACGCCGAATCGCAGCTCCGCGCGCCCGTTGCGCGAAAAGCTCAACAAATCGTCGATCAGCCGCCCCATCCGCTTCGCCGCGTCCGTGATCACCGTGAGGTAGCGCCGGCTCTGCTCGTCGAGGCTTTCCGCCGCATGCGCGGTGAGCATGCTCGCGAAGCCGTCGATGTGCCGCAGCGGCGCGCGCAGGTCGTGCGAGACGGAATAGGAAAACGACTCCAGCTCCTTGTTCGCGTGCTCGAGCTGCGCCGTTCGCGCCGCGACGCGCTGCTCCAGCTTCTGGGTCAGCGCCTGGATTTCGCTCAGCATGTCGTTGAATGCGTCGGTCAGAACCCCGATCTCGTCGTCGCTTTGTTTGACCGCCCGTACGGAATAGTCCCGGCGCCCGGTGACGATCCGCGCGCTTTCGGCCAGATGAAGGATCGGTCGCGTAATCTGATCCTGGAGCGAACGGGACAAGAGGAACGACACCAGCAGCGAGCACCCCGCGACCAGCAGCACGAGCGCCGCATAAAGCTGGAAGCGCGACATCATCGTGCCGAGATCCGAGCGCAGGTACAGCGTGCCGAGTTGCGCGCCGTTCTGCGTCACCGGTTGGAAGATGGTGAGCGACGAAAAGGTGAACGTCGTCACCGGTTCCGCGACCGCCGGCGGGATGTCTTCGGCGGACAGCTTGGCCGGATAACGCGCGAACACGCTGCCGGTGGAGGTGTAGATGACGGCGGCCGCCACATCCGGCTCGGCGCGCAAGGCCCCGAGAATTTCGGCCGCCGCTTCCGGGTTGTCGAAGGCCAGTGCCGCGGTGCTGTTGATCGCGACCACTTCGCCCAGCGTGTTGAGCGTGCGCGCCGCCGTGCGCCGGTAGGTCAGCCACTCGTAGGCGAAGAACGAAGCGCAGGTGAACAGCAGCACCGCGGCGGTCGCCAGCAGGTTCATCCGCGTGAGCTTGTAGCGAATGGAAACGCTTCGCCGCATCAGCGCATGCCCTCCGAGTCGGTGACGATTTCCGCGGTCCGCAACAGCTTGGAACTGATCACCAGCCCCGCCTGCCGCGCGGCATCGAGGTTGATCCGCAGCCGCACGCGTTGCTGATCCATCACAAGGTGGATCATCGCGCCGTGCCGGGCAAACGCGTTCGTGTCGCACACCGTCAGGATCGGCCGGGTGCGCAGGGCCTGCAGGATCGGCTCCGCGCGCTCACCTTCCGATCCACTCATGAACAGGACATGGCAACGATCAATCTCCGCGACGCTGCCGTACCGTTTCACCACCAACGCGTGGCCATTCACCTTCTGGCCCCGCAACACCTCGTCGAGGTAGAGCCCGAACGGGTCGGCCCCCAGCACACCAATCACCACCTCATCAGCCTGCGCGGCGACGTCCCGCGGCCACTCCACGAACCGCGCGAAGTTCGACAGAAACACCGCCTTGACCTGGAATTCCGGCGGCGCCTCGACGGCGGCGGCAACCTGCCCGCGGCCGAGCAACACGCTGCCGCACAACGACGCGAGGATGCGGAAAATCAACCCGCACAGCAGGGGCAAGCCGGGGCGCGGAAGTGCGCTGATGGACGCCATAAAGTTGTGCCTCACTGCTGCCGTTTTGACGGATTCGCCGCCACATCCAAACGCGTTTTCCCGGTAAATCCCCGGTAAACCGCTACCGGATAGCCTGACACTCCGCGCCTCGAATTGATCCCCGGCGCAACGCTCCGCGATTCCGGCGGCGCCATCGGGCATTTACCGCGCGCCGGACGCGGACTTGCCGGCGAACCCGGCGCCGTAGCGCTTCGCCCCGACGACCGGCACGCGCCTGCGCGACGCCCTCAGCTCTCGGCACGCGCCTTCGCGTCGGCTTCGATCACCTGGCTCAGCGTGGCGAGCGTCGCCTTCACCCGCGCTTTCACCGCGGCGAGTTCGCCGGCATTCGCCACCTGCTCGCGCGCGAAGAGATAGAACTTCATCTTCGGCTCCGTGCCGCTGCCGCGCGCCGCGAACGAGCAGCCGTTGCTCAGCGTCACGAAATAGAGGTCCTGCTTCGGGATCACCTCGCCGTCGGCGTCCCGTATCTCCTGCCGGCCGAAGTCCTCGAATTTCGTCACCGTCACGTCGCCGAACTTCGTCGGCGGGTTTGATCGATACGTTTCGAGAATCCGCCGGATCTTCGCATTCCCGCTCGCGCCCTCGTAGTAGAGGTTGATCGTGCCTTCGAGATAGAAGCCGTGCTTGAGGTACAGCTCGTCCAGATACTCCGGCACGGTGATCCCGCGGCCCTTCGCCGCCGCGCAGACTTCGGCAAACATCAGGCACGCCGCGTTGCCATCCTTGTCGCGGACGTAGTCGTTGGGCAGGTAACCATAGCTCTCCTCGCAGCCGAATGCGTAGAACGTGCTGTGCTGCTGCAGCAGTTTCACGCGTTTCTCGAAAGGGGTTTCGTCGTAGTCGAAATTCGCGCCCATCGCCTGCGTCAGCTGTTCCTCGTACCGGCGCATCTTGGCGGCGATCCACTTGAAGCCGGTCAGCGTCTTGATCACCTTCACGCCGTGGCTG is part of the Opitutus terrae PB90-1 genome and harbors:
- a CDS encoding PulJ/GspJ family protein, which encodes MSAAPRSSRGFTLIELLLAVVITAGLAAAVLAVTTSTLRLWQRTQDRFSTQTQATLALNLLERDLQAALFRGDGRTWLAVDVINSPDALLNHGWQLGGLMKPAGGPLESGAGDTIGGARFGLSGAWLRFMTTNLDADAGALPAAVSYQVVRRPVSGSVGAGNPAAVRYALARSAVSAEKTWSSGFNLEAPAYVSTSAGFPPMQTPASVMNPSSADALASNVVDFGVWLYGRESSGKLRRIFPATPTDTSHHARQQNEFPVAADVMLRVLTDEGAQLLAAIESRRGAVSRPSEIPDDAAWWWSVVEMHSHVYVRRIRIVMEVP
- a CDS encoding prepilin-type N-terminal cleavage/methylation domain-containing protein; its protein translation is MSTAGQRSGEGPTARAQSPGFTLIELIIVAALIAALAAVLFTALAGGAKAAALRSAEATLTNLLVATRTRAMATGRHARLLIHADAGSPQARERYLRYLVVQSEDAAGWQTLATASLPPGAYVMPRQPANVNGLLQSGVVWTRPSDGDSLRSSALRGSEFAGAELDAAINGGTIEHWAAIVFSPLGTTNYTGDLVIARGNVQLGVPPVQLITPDQACGVTLSVYGLVTRVPDRASF
- a CDS encoding type II secretion system protein yields the protein MTVAVPVCGWAPSRSRATAEGFTLLELLAVVAIIGVLAAILIPTVNAARVSAHKARTRVQFNQWSTAIELFRSEYGHYPVFAGANLVNAGADGAEHVFHDTLAGRRRDGTPLTSGSTALAQNPKRIAFHGFPEAEFAAPDAHAPQLLCDPLGNTEIAVLVDRNLDGVIDATDFGTLPLVRGLRPDESVFPAAGVRAGVVFYATLPGATAERPEFVLSWK
- a CDS encoding type II secretion system protein GspG; the protein is MKRTNGPGGFTLIELLAVLTIIALLAAIVLGAGRRVSESGRMAEAHAELAAIASGLESYYSQYGDYPRTDDAGELLEALLGLRAPSGAAISGRAFIDRAWFRTANTTGADGTVRPQLLDPWEQGYVYVYRAPATVRAHSDYVLYSRGPDQAHELSLNADGFPNTTAPANADNLYASR
- a CDS encoding cupin domain-containing protein, whose amino-acid sequence is MTFPSLPALALLPLIACATLAAEKPAADKPMLGSKVFKWEELVVKPTEVGERRDVAANPTPTMTELECHISMLKSGLTSHPPHVHPQEELIILTEGELEVYINGATSRIGPGSLFYFSSWDAHNVRSVGAVPARYHVFNFLTPKTRSNPPYPAATSAAPAMIRSQVFSWDKLPVEKTKVGFRREVLDGPTPTYERIRCHVTTLNAHEAPHPAHHHPVEEVIMVKEGALDVTINGRTERASTGSVCFFASNDEHGLKNAGDAPVTYYVIRVDTEATPKAASL
- a CDS encoding tRNA-uridine aminocarboxypropyltransferase; translated protein: MRRNASPADGGFDRLTGGERRPYTGLHGRSDAVITGLMPRETCYRCFWPKSLCWCGSITPMATRTRFVFLMHPKEYKYEKAGTGRLTHLCLAHSEVHVGIGFDTCAPVQALLDDPENYPVLLYPGEQAHNLSTGGLAAADLGGRRLVILLLDATWSGARKMLRLSPSLQRLPRVMFTPTHVSRYVIKQQPQDGCLSTLEAVHETLLALARCGLDDYPLPAQLLGLFERMQTFQIRCALDPTRAGYRRRPYSEPGQRTAPHGRSGARRSRYLRAPDVTY
- a CDS encoding pyridoxal phosphate-dependent aminotransferase yields the protein MSTSPLPLSIWAKNVSPSPTLAIDAKAKALLAAGEDVCGFAAGEPDFDTPEHIKEAAIAALKAGKTKYAPTPGIPELRKAIAERYAVEYGFTVTPEQVVVSPGGKFNCHLGVVAVCSPGDEVIVPAPYWVSYPEMVKLAGAVPKFVLADDKTGFRLTPQMLEAAITPKTKMVIINSPSNPTGAVYSRAELEAIVAVAVKHNLYILSDEMYEHLIYDGMKPTCVATLSEEAKARTITVAGFSKTYAMTGWRIGTTVAPLPIAKAIGELQSQMTSNVTTFGQYGALAALKEKEKTAAAVKTMLAAFDRRRKFLHSELNKISGVTCLLAEGAFYLFPNIASFGLKDQDFCARLLEQEKVAAVPGSAFGAEGYLRLSYATSDEIIRKGVERLARFCATLKK
- a CDS encoding CopG family transcriptional regulator — encoded protein: MATRNKKSSAPLTFDLPLELIAKIKSIRNGHGLASASEVVRLAMDKFDFERCQPVTVPHRQISVRITADQRAMLKRYAKKKGTSVGELLRLALEDLPVKPGKGRK
- a CDS encoding outer membrane lipoprotein-sorting protein, which translates into the protein MATLAGGLITPALWAQASRTTSRPPLISIGKPDPDDARKALEQLRRQGIAGNYYLELQVRIMPRRGAERFVLGRLWGGRNEIGPLTRVSLTPEDGAGGEQRLLIQNGRESGVWRWQPGRGPEQLGIETLLDPLIPDTELTAFDLQMPFVYWEQFTYEGLRRFRGRPAHVIELQPPPEFAARHPDIGGVRVHLDSQFNALVQTELLDRRGAVLKTLSLVDLKKVDDQWIPKTLDIRDERTRNKTRVSVTAAALGLEFAGPLFEPAQLAEAVRPPPEDRLTRIED
- the secG gene encoding preprotein translocase subunit SecG, producing MNILLAILTFVLILISLFLILVVLAQKAKNDGGMGAAMGGGMAEAAFGADTSNVLSKATINAAIAFFVLAFVLYLGRLYQRTQATAAAGDALPTITAPATPAPAPALPGATAPASVNPQQQPTAAPATAPQTTPPPADSGKQP